One Theropithecus gelada isolate Dixy chromosome 20, Tgel_1.0, whole genome shotgun sequence DNA segment encodes these proteins:
- the NUPR1 gene encoding nuclear protein 1 isoform X2 — MATFPPATSAPQQPPGPEDEDPSLDESDLYSLAHSYLGGGGRKGRTKREAAANTNRPSPGGHERKLVTKLQNSERKKRGARR, encoded by the exons ATGGCCACCTTCCCACCAGCAACCAGCGCCCCCCAGCAGCCCCCAGGCCCAGAGGACGAGGACCCCAGCCTGGATGAATCTGACCTCTACAGCCTGGCCCATTCCTACCTGG GAGGTGGAGGCCGGAAAGGTCGCACCAAGAGAGAAGCTGCTGCCAACACCAACCGCCCCAGCCCTGGCGGGCACGAGAGGAAACTGGTGACCAAGCTGCAGAATTCAGAGAGGAAGAAGCGAGGGGCACGACGCTGA
- the NUPR1 gene encoding nuclear protein 1 isoform X1: MATFPPATSAPQQPPGPEDEDPSLDESDLYSLAHSYLGRLIVPLPTSPLTPALVTGGGGRKGRTKREAAANTNRPSPGGHERKLVTKLQNSERKKRGARR; the protein is encoded by the exons ATGGCCACCTTCCCACCAGCAACCAGCGCCCCCCAGCAGCCCCCAGGCCCAGAGGACGAGGACCCCAGCCTGGATGAATCTGACCTCTACAGCCTGGCCCATTCCTACCTGG GGCGTCTCATCGTGCCTTTGCCCACTTCACCTCTGACTCCTGCCTTGGTTACAGGAGGTGGAGGCCGGAAAGGTCGCACCAAGAGAGAAGCTGCTGCCAACACCAACCGCCCCAGCCCTGGCGGGCACGAGAGGAAACTGGTGACCAAGCTGCAGAATTCAGAGAGGAAGAAGCGAGGGGCACGACGCTGA